The genomic region ACTAATAATAGCATTCCAAGTAACTAAATCAGCGTCATTTCTCATATCTTCAAACACAAGAAATGCATCATAGAGATTTGAACACTTAGCATACATGGTTAGCAAACTGTTGCATACAATAACGGTAAAATCAAAGGCCCTCTTGATAATGTAGGAGTGGATCTGCTCACCCTGATAGAGTGTTGAAGGGCTTGTGCAAGCAGTTAGTATGGGGAGAACACTAACTTCGTCGGGGATCAGTCCCTTATGCCGCATCTGAGAAAAGAATGATAATGCTTCATTAGAATCTCCAGCATTCGAAAACCCGGAAATAATTGCATTCCAGGACACTAAATCGGGCCTGTCTATCTGATAAAACACTGTTCTTGCAGATTCCAATTGCccacattttgcatacatgtcACAAAGGGAGCATCCAGCAAAGATGTCTCTccccaaaccaaattttatgcACATCCCATGTATCTGCTTTCCATATTCAGGTTCAAGAAGGCCGCCACACGCACTGAAAGCACTCCCAAATATAAACTCATTCGGCCGGTAAGCACCCTGAAAGAGCATGTCTTTGAAGTGATCCAAAGCTTCTTTTTCATAACCAAGCTGGGAAAACCCTGCAATCATCGAACCCCAAGAAATCAAGTCCTTTGTTGGAACACGAGAAAAGACATCAAAAGCATCTGCAATCAGACCGAACTTCGCGTACATTGAAGTAAGGGCATTCTGTGCTATAGGGTGAGAACCAGTTTCTGATTTAACAACATGGGCATGCAGCTGTCTCCCCAGCAGTTCATTCCGCAAACCCGAACAAGCTTTTAGGACACTTCCAAAGGTGAAGTGATCAGGAACACAACCTGCCCTCAGCATTTGGAAATACAATTCAATGGCTTTATCCTCTTGACTATTCTGAGAGTACCCAGAAATCAGTGAAgtccaagaaacaacatttcTTTCAGGCATTGCATCGAAAACCTTGCGTGCTTCCGCGAACGACCCACATTTTCCATACATGTTGAGAACATGATTCTGAAAAACAATGTCCGGCTGGTAATTGGATGCCAAAATATGGCCATGGATTCTCCGGCCGTATTCGAGAGACCTCAAAGACGAGCAAGCATAAACCAAATTTGTGTAAGTGCTGGGAAATATTGGGAAGTTCGTTTGACCTTGTAAAAACTCAAATGCTTCAATGGCTTCTCTGTAAAGCTTTTGCTTGCACAAGGAGATTATGTAGTTGTTGCTAAACTGTTCGTTGTTGAAGTTTGGTAAAAGAGATGGAGGTTGACTTGGTTGACTCTTATGGAATGTCAACGGTAGTGGGGATTTTAATCTTTTCATCGTGGTCAGAGGAGAGAGATTTCTCCCGTTTGTTTTTGGCTTATGATGTTCGTTCGTCTCATCTGCCGCTCTTCTGTTTGAAAGAACAATGATTTTCGCACATCACTCAAACTCAGGAAGGATTTTAGAATAAAGGAATTATTTCCATTCAAGTATGCCTTCTCATATGTTACATCATAATACTAGCAACTCCACCCAAAAAAACCAAGTTGGGCAAGAGTCCATTCAATCCACCCATATAAATAGCAATTGACTGTAATGAATAGTGATTGACAAAGTGtatctccacccctaaattaGTTAACCTAATCAATTCCTATTaaaatgttattaatttttgttataaaataataattctatttttaatttctgacattttctttatttataaaaaaaatattattaatttctgacattttatttattaattttttttataaagttttttggttgaaaaacctGAACCTTAATATGAAAATTGAACGGTCTAAATTGTCCCACGTCACTAGCCATTaggttttgaatttcaaaaaatttttACTCTTGGAAATCCAACCGCCACGCATCCCCACACCCAGTATCCTGTAGTGGGCCTGTATGGCGACCCCCCCCCTCTGCGAGCTGTCGGCAATGTGCACCCACACGAGCATGTTTTCCAACGCGTCtgacgcaaaaaaaaaaaaaaaggagttcaCGTGGCTGAGGTCAACCAGACGTCAGATGGCCCGATTTCTTGCTCAATCCATTATGTGTTGGGCTCAAAGCTGGCCTCCACTTTGGCCAGCCTATTAGGTGGGGTGGAGTGGGTTTTTGGTGGGCTAGGCTGGAAAAGTGGACTTTGGGTCAACTCATTTGGTAgaggtggacttgctcttaagTGATTCATCTTTGTCTAGTCTTGTCATAATCTACTATGCTTCTACACGTTTCCATCTAATCTATTGTTGGGTCAGTATTGATACTTAAGCTCTTTCAAGTCATCATATCTTCTCCATGAATCTTGTTCATCCCAAAACAAAAGCTCGTGTTCATGATGCCATGTGTCGTGCAGGTATACATTTTGGGCAATATTTACTCCGTAGATACGGGCAAGCCATTTGTCTGAGAATGAGGCACGAAATCCATCGTTCTGGATTATCATGGTGGTGATTATGTAAAACTATCAGGATTGGAAGAATGATATGGCTCTAGAATTCACTTCGCCGACATTGATGATTGTTGGGCAAGTAATTTGTTATCCGTCTTCTaaaatttcgaaaaaaaatgaaaagaaaagagatttaCTACCCTTGCGTGACTTTCCTAAATGCCAAATTAGAGTTTTATTTCTTGTCAAGGCTTCAGCCTTTCCATGTTCGAGCTGCTCCTATACATACCGGTAAGTGTCATATGGTTGGGTttcatataaatatttttggCCTCAAGTACAAAAGAAAGTGGATGGCGTTATAGGCATGAGCGGAGGTTGCAAGGACTAAGAGAGATGAGATGTAGGAGGGAGGCTGAGAGAGATGAGGAGGCCAGGATTCTGGTGTTAGATTCATCATATATGGTCCTGTTCGATTTTTAGGTAGAAAAAATGGAGAACCAAATAATTTTAAGCTAAAATTGACCACTTCTaagagaaaactaatgaaaatggcctCATCACAAAActaatttttaatgaaaactCTTGATGaacttttattaataataatgataatagACGGTTGCAATATTGTCATTTTCTGAAGTTTTGTGGCACTGATGACTGTTTCTTAAGAAACAGTTATGAATAAATAACTGTCATCAAATTTCAACTTGTTTATAATATTGTCATTGTTCTCAACTTCAACTTATTTATGATGCTGTCATTACCTCcaaattaattttaacttaTTTATGATATTGCAATCACCCGCTGTTTTTGGCCTtattatttaacaaaatttaattaagtGCTTTTCactaaaaattagttttgtGAAGCCCTTTTGAAGAAAGTTGACGTTctacaacaaaataaattagcaaTATGGAGAGTAACCTAACTTACTCTTAATTGTTCGTACAAGGTATCTCCTCCTATCAATGTGAGACTGATTATCAacacattttcattaaaaatatttaaataaaaaattaattacatctatgtgtaacatcccacatcgcccaggggagtgaatcctgtaagccttatatgtatattctcatatctacttagcatgaggtcttttggaagctcaccggcttcgggttccatcggaacttcaaagttaagcgagtttgcgcgagagcattcccaggatgggtaacttactgagaagttctcgtgtgagttcccagaaacaaaaccgtgagggtgtggtagggacCCACAGTAGAGTCGAACttgagatgtggtgggggcccaaaCCGGAATATGACATATGCCttctgaaatttaatttaaatctcACTCAGAAAAACATTCActctttcaaattttaaatatatctTCCAAAAGTTTATtaaccaccaaaaaaaaaaattttccaGTTTGAAGCCTTTTCAATGGTACTCAATGTGTGGTGACATCAATGTTTGTTGCCTTGGACCAAAATATAAGGAATGAGATGATGTGTCAGTTTAATGGCTCCTTCAAGTATCAGGAACGGGGTACGTGGTAGAATTTTCATATCTAATTTTAAGCTTAATAAGAGGCCCTTGAGCAATTGAGTTTTGCTTTCATTCGACAATCATCAGCTTTACATATGATTTTTGAACATTATGGtgaaactcaaaattcttaCGACTCATAACATCACGTTTATTTTGGCTGTTATGTGTGTACAACATGTTCTTGTTAATCTTGCGGAAGAAAGACTTGTATAGAATGAATTACAGTTTTATTGTGGCGTTTCATGCTAATGAAACAAACATGTGTAAATTGTTGTTCATGTATCTTTATTTCATTAACAGAATGCTAAAGTACGTAGTAGTGTGCCTTTGTGTTGATGATCATCAAATAGAATAAAGTAGGATGAAAATAACACAATTACGTTAGAGATacttgtggatgcaaattttgtaCACGGCTAATTTGAAGAAATTCTACTTATAAGAGAACAAACACCATTAGCCTAATTGACAAACACCCTTAAAAAAGGGAGGGTGTCTGCCAACAATCTTCCAATGCCTAAGTCAAAAAAGTAGTAGAACATACTAGGCAATCCTTAATGATACACG from Pyrus communis chromosome 9, drPyrComm1.1, whole genome shotgun sequence harbors:
- the LOC137744064 gene encoding pentatricopeptide repeat-containing protein At3g53360, mitochondrial-like, whose protein sequence is MKRLKSPLPLTFHKSQPSQPPSLLPNFNNEQFSNNYIISLCKQKLYREAIEAFEFLQGQTNFPIFPSTYTNLVYACSSLRSLEYGRRIHGHILASNYQPDIVFQNHVLNMYGKCGSFAEARKVFDAMPERNVVSWTSLISGYSQNSQEDKAIELYFQMLRAGCVPDHFTFGSVLKACSGLRNELLGRQLHAHVVKSETGSHPIAQNALTSMYAKFGLIADAFDVFSRVPTKDLISWGSMIAGFSQLGYEKEALDHFKDMLFQGAYRPNEFIFGSAFSACGGLLEPEYGKQIHGMCIKFGLGRDIFAGCSLCDMYAKCGQLESARTVFYQIDRPDLVSWNAIISGFSNAGDSNEALSFFSQMRHKGLIPDEVSVLPILTACTSPSTLYQGEQIHSYIIKRAFDFTVIVCNSLLTMYAKCSNLYDAFLVFEDMRNDADLVTWNAIISACMQHNQAGEVFRLLNLMHISETTPDHITLGNLIGACANISSLEVGNQIHCFTVKSGIVLDVTVSNGLIDMYTKCGSIGSAQKLFGWMEDPDVVSWSSLIVGYAQFGYGEEALDLFKRMTELGIKPNEVTLVGVLTACSHIGLVEEGWKIYKTMESEHGIVPTIEHCSCMVDLLARSGCLHEAESFIKQMAFEPDVLVWMTLLAACRTRGNIEIGKQAAENILKLDPSHSAALVLLCNIHASSGNWDDVARLRNLMRERDVRKVPGQSWIEVKDRAHVFFVEDCLHPERGKIYAMLEELWLQMLDDGYDLLQA